Proteins co-encoded in one Macrobrachium nipponense isolate FS-2020 chromosome 24, ASM1510439v2, whole genome shotgun sequence genomic window:
- the LOC135203080 gene encoding uncharacterized protein LOC135203080: MSPEDKFVLEEFKNSINMVEGRYEVSLPWKVDKKQLPTNLVLSRKRLNSTIHKLKQTNKYLEIYDQIINEQLSLSFTKTVPEDLKLTNIHYLPHLPVIKDSTTTPIRIVFDASARMDKQAPSLNDCSYSGPSLTSHPTNLLLKFRLYPFAVWVDISKAFLWVGLQPRDCDYTRFIWLKDPNNEKDLQAYRFRSVLFGATCSPFLLQSTLQHHFVTYLTSPEVSFLMTKFYVDNLIGSLPKTVSLYSLYKVAKEVLSDAGMPLREWIKLQEEWLKIKKDLKNISYQEFPRFTANRGTNYSLHIFCDVSEMAYGAAAYLTDQHKGANLIFSKARVAPLKKKSIPQLELTANYSAVKIADYLRTIFTTDGVKITYTVIWFDSKVALHWIQNSKSKNVYVRNRVNEISQANEVRYL, encoded by the exons ATGTCACCTGAAGATAAATTTGTActggaagaattcaagaattccaTCAATATGGTTGAAGGACGATATGAGGTATCTCTCCCCTGGAAAGTTGATAAGAAACAACTCCCTACCAACTTAGTACTCTCGAGGAAAAGACTGAACAGTACTATTCACAAGctgaaacaaactaataaatatctGGAAATTTATGACCAGATTATCAATGAACAACTGTCTCTCAGCTTCACTAAAACAGTGCCAGAAGACCTCAAGTTGACCAACATACATTATTTACCCCATTTACCTGTAATTAAGGATTCAACTACAACGCCCATTCGTATTGTATTTGATGCAAGTGCCCGAATGGACAAGCAGGCCCCTAGTCTGAATGATTGCTCATACTCTGGCCCATCCTTGACTAGTCATCCAACCAACTTGTTGTTGAAATTCCGTCTCTACCCATTTGCAGTATGGGTAGACATCAGCAAAGCCTTCTTATGGGTAGGTCTCCAACCTAGAGATTGTGATTATACACGTTTCATCTGGCTAAAAGATCCTAACAATGAAAAGGACCTTCAAGCCTATAGGTTTAGATCAGTTCTCTTTGGAGCCACCTGCTCGCCTTTTCTACTCCAGTCGACCTTGCAACATCATTTTGTAACCTACCTCACTTCACCTGAAGTTAGTTTCCTCATGACCAAATTTTATGTGGACAACTTAATTGGTTCCTTACCTAAAACAGTCAGCCTCTACAGTCTTTACAAGGTTGCAAAGGAAGTTCTGTCAGATGCCGGAATGCCTTTAAGAGAATGGATAa AACTTCAAGAAGAGTGGTTGAAGATCAAGAAAGACCTTAAGAACATATCATACCAGGAATTCCCACGCTTCACAGCCAACAGAGGGACTAACTACTCTCTTCACATATTCTGTGATGTTAGTGAAATGGCCTATGGGGCTGCAGCCTATTTGACGGACCAACACAAAGGTGCAAACCTGATTTTCTCCAAAGCTAGAGTCGCCCCTCTTAAAAAGAAGAGCATACCACAACTTGAGCTGACTGCCAACTATAGTGCGGTCAAAATAGCTGACTACCTCAGAACCATTTTTACCACCGATGGTGTCAAGATTACTTACACTGTCATATGGTTTGACAGTAAAGTTGCCCTACACTGGATTCAGAACAGCAAATCTAAAAACGTCTATGTCCGCAACAGGGTGAATGAGATAAGTCAGGCCAATGAAGTGAGGTACCTCTAA
- the LOC135203088 gene encoding uncharacterized protein LOC135203088 — MLKKTYADPEKITSSLICQVAGLPKPSADLDSLRGLQAKLEQYVRGIENNKSNLDHCTRVLGPLVFQKLPGKKTKPNQSSNRPGNQTKTQVSSYTPKKHDVTNLSISVTPGQPNKTARTQSCVFCDRPEHKAYQCDNYKTTQERISRLTAQNRCVKCTSPNHKATDCLVKFLKCLSRKTGLHHSALCSDSLIEVSAVNYCGDNDSDKDLYSQTSGILPTALMKVVCPPSGITKELRSLFDSGAQRTFITQEAVEECKLERDNPVQLSISGFWDTKEPREYSMVTACQGKR, encoded by the exons ATGTTGAAGAAAACTTATGCTGATCCAGAGAAAATAACCTCATCTCTAATTTGTCAAGTAGCAGGCCTGCCTAAGCCTTCTGCAGATCTGGATTCACTACGTGGCTTACAGGCTAAACTTGAACAATATGTTAGAGGCATAGAAAACAACAAATCTAATTTGGATCACTGTACCCGAGTACTTGGTCCTTTAGTTTTCCAAAAACTACCTGGAAAG AAAACCAAGCCTAACCAAAGTTCTAATAGACCAGGTAATCAGACCAAAACCCAAGTTAGTTCTTACACCCCCAAGAAACATGATGTCACGAATCTGAGTATTTCTGTCACTCCAGGTCAGCCTAATAAGACAGCTAGAACTCAAAGTTGTGTATTCTGTGATAGACCAGAACATAAAGCCTACCAGTGTGACAATTACAAGACCACGCAAGAACGCATTTCAAGACTTACTGCACAAAATCGTTGTGTGAAATGCACTTCACCTAACCATAAGGCAACAGATTGTCTTGTAAAATTCCTCAAATGTCTGTCACGTAAAACTGGACTACACCATTCAGCATTGTGCTCTGATTCCTTAATTGAAGTCTCTGCTGTGAACTATTGTGGAGACAATGACAGTGACAAAGACTTATATTCACAAACAAGTGGAATTCTCCCTACCGCCTTAATGAAAGTGGTGTGTCCACCCTCAGGCATCACCAAGGAACTTAGATCACTGTTTGATTCTGGGGCGCAACGCACCTTCATCACACAAGAGGCAGTGGAAGAGTGTAAACTTGAACGAGATAATCCTGTCCAACTGAGCATCAGTGGGTTCTGGGATACCAAAGAACCTAGAGAATATAGTATGGTCACTGCCTGTCAGGGTAAACGATGA